The Alteromonas stellipolaris genome includes a region encoding these proteins:
- a CDS encoding TonB-dependent receptor, giving the protein MHYKGSTFGYSLVAGAVFTALTSSAVVAQEVTVDEKQVETIEVTATRRSGTLQEVPINISAITSDVLAQQNIEDLDSVARWVPGLTVTDQGGRNDSPIIVRGLNTNSSGPGSDGGTVATYFGEIPLFLNMRLLDVDRVEVLIGPQGTLYGAGTLGGAIRYIPKAVDLDFTTAEITGDVFTMEESNSLGGEGSFVFNAPIIEGELGVRASLNYFNNPGFIDYNYVVQEGGVSLPDPDWTDSTAISDNLRQVEDANGEDTLTGRIAVRWLPTDTIDATLTYFFQTQDVEGRSISHYNALSDENGLSALVGKYESAYRYEEPREKEDSLLSLEVKADLGFAELVSATGYSKFESDGQRDQTDLLIRLDYSYEEFPAFSSYTEELSERSTLTQEVRLVSLDDGPLSWIVGGFYYDTDSEGTSKEFTPNFDVYAIEVWGVEGNYRPDSLEYFSADEIDITEKALFGELTYEITDKWDATIGLRAYDYEVSARSGVDLPLYYSVFEGRASDSIDLELTEAPTEDDSGTLFKFNTSYKFTSDTMAYATISEGFRIGGANGAPACPDNVDDLNNQIVCALPDEQTYGADTTTNYELGVKTNFFNNKLQVNTSLFYVDWEDPQVTGATVNGQQTITVNAEGAASKGLELSLRGRANDYLTMYATYAHTKAELTADAPFLFTAQGEAGTELQDFYDGKDGDRLPGSAEHQFSFGMTYSQEVFGDKMLDVNYGITAQSDIYTTVGLRQDGEALPGYAISNLNARISSETWSVTLYIDNLFDKYAFVSTRRNVSDIGEGVYDSVLQPNGTELSRNYGHYILTPRTVGLKFNYKFDM; this is encoded by the coding sequence ATGCATTATAAAGGCAGCACTTTCGGGTACTCTTTGGTTGCCGGCGCTGTATTTACTGCTTTAACCAGCAGTGCAGTTGTCGCCCAAGAAGTTACTGTAGATGAAAAACAAGTAGAAACAATTGAAGTTACTGCAACACGCCGAAGCGGCACTTTGCAGGAAGTTCCAATTAATATCTCCGCCATAACATCGGACGTGTTGGCCCAACAAAATATTGAAGACCTAGACTCAGTAGCACGCTGGGTACCAGGCTTGACCGTCACCGATCAGGGTGGTCGAAATGATTCTCCTATTATCGTGCGTGGCTTGAATACAAACTCATCTGGACCCGGTTCAGATGGCGGCACGGTAGCAACTTACTTTGGCGAAATACCGCTTTTCCTTAACATGCGTTTACTCGATGTAGACCGTGTTGAAGTACTGATTGGGCCACAAGGCACCTTATATGGCGCTGGCACACTTGGTGGTGCCATTCGCTATATTCCAAAAGCAGTTGATTTAGATTTTACCACGGCAGAAATTACCGGTGATGTCTTCACCATGGAAGAGAGTAATTCACTAGGTGGCGAGGGAAGTTTCGTATTCAACGCGCCTATTATTGAAGGTGAGTTGGGTGTTCGTGCATCACTAAACTACTTCAATAACCCTGGTTTTATTGATTACAACTACGTTGTACAAGAAGGTGGGGTTTCACTGCCCGATCCTGATTGGACTGACAGCACTGCCATCAGCGATAACTTACGCCAAGTGGAAGATGCTAACGGTGAAGACACGCTAACAGGCCGAATTGCGGTACGTTGGTTACCCACCGACACCATAGACGCTACGCTTACCTATTTCTTCCAAACACAGGATGTAGAGGGCCGTTCAATCAGCCACTACAATGCGTTGTCTGATGAAAACGGTTTAAGTGCGTTAGTCGGTAAATACGAGTCGGCTTATCGTTATGAAGAGCCGCGTGAAAAAGAAGATTCATTATTAAGCTTAGAAGTAAAAGCCGATCTTGGTTTTGCTGAATTAGTGTCGGCGACGGGCTACTCGAAATTTGAATCAGACGGTCAACGTGACCAAACTGACTTACTTATTCGCTTAGACTACAGCTACGAAGAATTCCCAGCGTTTTCTTCTTACACGGAAGAATTATCGGAACGCTCTACGCTTACCCAAGAAGTTCGCTTAGTGTCGCTAGACGATGGTCCACTATCGTGGATTGTGGGTGGTTTCTATTACGACACTGATAGTGAAGGCACCAGTAAAGAATTTACTCCTAACTTTGACGTGTATGCCATTGAAGTATGGGGCGTTGAAGGTAACTATCGCCCAGATAGCCTTGAATACTTCTCTGCTGACGAAATTGATATTACTGAAAAAGCACTTTTCGGTGAGCTAACTTATGAAATTACCGATAAGTGGGATGCCACTATTGGTTTACGAGCTTATGATTATGAAGTGTCAGCACGCTCGGGCGTAGATTTGCCACTTTATTACTCTGTATTTGAAGGTCGTGCTTCTGATTCTATCGATTTAGAATTAACCGAAGCACCTACTGAAGATGACAGCGGTACGTTATTTAAATTTAATACGAGTTACAAATTCACTAGCGATACCATGGCCTACGCGACAATCAGCGAAGGTTTCCGTATTGGTGGTGCTAATGGTGCACCAGCGTGCCCAGACAACGTTGATGATTTGAATAACCAAATAGTGTGCGCATTACCTGATGAGCAAACTTACGGTGCAGATACTACGACCAACTATGAGCTTGGCGTTAAAACCAACTTCTTCAACAACAAACTTCAGGTTAATACCTCTTTGTTCTATGTTGATTGGGAAGACCCACAAGTTACTGGTGCAACTGTAAATGGTCAGCAAACCATTACGGTTAATGCTGAAGGCGCTGCATCTAAAGGGCTAGAGTTGTCGTTACGTGGTCGCGCAAATGACTACTTAACCATGTATGCCACGTATGCCCATACTAAAGCAGAGCTAACCGCTGATGCGCCATTCTTGTTTACAGCCCAAGGTGAAGCGGGAACTGAACTACAAGATTTTTATGATGGTAAAGACGGGGATCGTCTGCCAGGTTCAGCCGAGCATCAATTTTCATTTGGTATGACTTACAGCCAAGAAGTATTTGGCGATAAAATGCTAGATGTGAACTATGGTATCACTGCACAAAGTGATATCTACACAACGGTTGGTTTACGCCAGGATGGTGAAGCGTTACCAGGTTATGCTATCAGTAACTTGAATGCGCGTATTTCATCTGAAACTTGGTCGGTAACCTTGTACATCGACAACCTGTTCGACAAATATGCATTTGTGTCTACACGACGTAACGTAAGTGATATTGGCGAAGGTGTATACGACAGTGTACTTCAACCAAACGGCACTGAATTAAGCCGTAACTACGGCCATTACATATTGACGCCGCGTACCGTAGGCCTGAAGTTCAACTACAAGTTTGATATGTAG
- a CDS encoding MerC domain-containing protein has translation MNPVEDNPTKLDRLGIWVSSLCALHCLALPVVVPLLPLIGSSFFAQVWFERTILTISLIIGAVALIGGATRYHGRYYPLALLFTGGAIYWNKNMFGEAYEPFTIAVGALLIVAGHWVNMRLCRQCKCCKETVFSNHLSTEVE, from the coding sequence ATGAATCCGGTAGAAGACAATCCGACAAAATTAGACAGACTTGGCATTTGGGTGTCGAGCTTGTGTGCGTTGCATTGCCTAGCGTTGCCTGTTGTTGTGCCTTTATTACCACTTATTGGTTCTTCGTTTTTTGCACAAGTTTGGTTTGAGCGGACCATATTAACCATTTCGTTAATTATTGGTGCGGTTGCACTTATCGGCGGGGCCACTCGCTATCACGGTCGTTATTATCCGTTGGCATTGTTGTTTACCGGTGGTGCAATTTACTGGAACAAGAACATGTTTGGTGAAGCCTACGAACCGTTCACCATCGCTGTGGGAGCCTTACTTATTGTGGCAGGGCATTGGGTTAACATGCGTTTATGCCGTCAATGTAAGTGCTGTAAAGAAACGGTATTTTCTAATCACTTATCTACCGAAGTAGAATAG
- a CDS encoding murein hydrolase activator EnvC family protein, with the protein MGIVSSTVSAQDVSQEKLAELQVELRARQQVLENNKASAQELEQVLKRSELEIAKVAKALAQNKQQLNSVLAEEGALVEEQEGLKEAIRQQQSLLSSQLKSAFMAGHYDYAKMLFYQEDARNFERVITYYKYLAKARQQEITRFRDNVARLEAVTEELAEKAESLLSLRKTQESQRGVLLTRQDDRKQTLAKLNKTIASESGRIATLQANEKALLDAIEAARIAAERAAARAKVSLDGLAKLKGKLLVPVEGHIRKLFGNRRQGQVRWKGIIIDGSEGEAVKSVASGKVLYADWLRGFGLVAIVDHGEGYMSVYGHNQALLKQAGDDILSGESIALVGRSGGQDYPNLYFEIRHKGKALNPTAWFN; encoded by the coding sequence ATGGGCATAGTCTCATCAACCGTGTCGGCGCAAGATGTTAGCCAAGAGAAGCTGGCAGAACTGCAAGTTGAATTAAGAGCGCGTCAGCAGGTTTTAGAAAATAACAAGGCTAGCGCACAAGAACTTGAGCAAGTACTCAAGCGCTCAGAGCTTGAAATAGCGAAAGTGGCAAAAGCCTTGGCGCAAAACAAACAGCAATTAAATAGTGTGTTAGCGGAAGAAGGAGCGCTTGTTGAAGAGCAAGAAGGCTTAAAAGAAGCCATTCGCCAGCAACAGTCCTTACTTTCAAGTCAGTTGAAAAGTGCCTTTATGGCAGGGCATTACGACTACGCTAAAATGTTATTCTATCAAGAAGACGCCCGTAATTTCGAACGGGTCATTACGTACTATAAGTATTTGGCAAAAGCCCGTCAGCAAGAAATTACTCGATTCAGAGACAATGTAGCTCGCCTTGAAGCGGTAACCGAAGAACTGGCTGAAAAAGCGGAATCTCTGCTCTCCCTTCGCAAGACACAAGAAAGTCAGCGCGGCGTGTTGTTAACTCGCCAAGACGATAGAAAGCAAACCTTAGCCAAACTTAATAAAACTATCGCCAGTGAAAGCGGACGTATTGCCACCTTGCAGGCAAATGAAAAAGCGCTACTAGACGCTATTGAAGCCGCCCGTATTGCCGCCGAGCGGGCTGCGGCTAGAGCCAAGGTATCGTTGGATGGGTTAGCCAAATTAAAGGGGAAGTTGCTAGTGCCTGTTGAAGGTCACATACGTAAACTCTTTGGCAACCGCAGACAAGGGCAAGTGCGCTGGAAAGGCATTATTATTGATGGTTCAGAAGGCGAGGCCGTTAAAAGCGTGGCATCGGGCAAAGTACTTTATGCTGACTGGCTTCGCGGGTTTGGTTTAGTGGCCATTGTCGATCATGGCGAAGGTTACATGAGTGTTTACGGACACAACCAAGCATTGTTGAAACAAGCTGGTGACGATATTCTTTCTGGTGAAAGTATTGCTTTGGTAGGAAGAAGCGGCGGACAAGATTACCCTAATTTGTATTTTGAAATACGCCATAAGGGAAAAGCGTTAAATCCCACCGCTTGGTTTAATTGA
- a CDS encoding glycerophosphodiester phosphodiesterase, translated as MLIIAHRGASTLAPENTLKAFTLAFEQQSDGIEFDTYQHDDAIVVFHDKTLGRTTNGSGLLLQTPLAMLKQLDAGEGEVIPTLEEVLTTLPNGALCNIEVKHLRNAETWVKDVKQAVEDAQVNSNTLLISSFNHHWLAAISALWPQVAIGALTATYALDATHCARQLKAKSINIALDVVNADFVNTAKQAGLDVYVYTVDEPEDMLQLKLWGVTGIFTNVPNIAKQVLN; from the coding sequence ATGCTCATTATTGCCCACAGGGGCGCAAGTACCCTTGCACCTGAAAACACCCTTAAAGCATTCACGCTAGCCTTCGAGCAGCAATCTGATGGAATAGAGTTCGACACCTACCAGCATGATGACGCCATTGTGGTGTTTCACGATAAAACCCTAGGGCGCACTACAAACGGTTCAGGGTTGTTATTACAAACTCCACTGGCTATGTTAAAGCAGCTAGACGCCGGAGAAGGCGAAGTTATCCCTACCTTGGAAGAGGTGCTAACCACCTTGCCTAATGGAGCGCTTTGCAATATCGAAGTAAAACACTTACGTAATGCTGAAACCTGGGTGAAAGATGTAAAACAGGCCGTGGAAGATGCACAAGTAAACTCGAATACATTGCTTATCTCTTCGTTTAATCATCATTGGTTAGCTGCGATAAGCGCATTATGGCCACAGGTGGCTATTGGCGCATTAACCGCTACCTACGCGCTTGATGCTACGCACTGCGCCCGCCAGCTTAAAGCGAAATCTATTAATATTGCATTAGATGTGGTGAATGCTGATTTTGTGAATACGGCGAAACAGGCAGGATTGGATGTGTATGTTTATACGGTAGACGAGCCAGAAGATATGCTTCAATTGAAGCTTTGGGGTGTAACCGGTATTTTTACCAACGTGCCCAACATAGCAAAGCAAGTTCTTAATTAA
- a CDS encoding DMT family transporter: MNAVKRSLISLHFTVVLLGGTALFSHLVPLSASDITLMRSVFACIALFLFLKFSSENLTLASRKDYLIAIGLGILMALHWVTYFAAMQYSSVSVGMIALFTFPVITVLIEPFFEKVSLVWQDIVSALTVIAGVYFIVPETSLDNDITLGVLIGVGSAVLYAFRNIIHRKHFKQYSGAKAMAWQTLVIAIFLLPSGSNEIVRAPMSAWLMLLLLGTVFTALPHALIAASLRHLRAKTFSLIACMQPFYGVILAVLLLDENPSGSTLLGGILITSASIYETLNTHKLHGKSDKDSD, encoded by the coding sequence ATGAATGCAGTAAAACGAAGTTTGATATCACTGCACTTTACCGTTGTCTTATTGGGCGGTACCGCGCTTTTTTCACATTTAGTGCCCCTCAGTGCCAGTGATATCACACTAATGCGATCGGTATTTGCCTGTATCGCGTTATTTCTTTTTCTTAAGTTTTCTAGTGAAAATTTGACGCTGGCAAGCCGCAAAGATTATCTAATAGCCATAGGGCTAGGTATTTTGATGGCCCTTCACTGGGTAACCTACTTCGCGGCGATGCAATACTCTAGTGTGTCGGTGGGTATGATTGCGCTATTCACTTTTCCAGTGATTACCGTACTGATAGAGCCGTTCTTCGAAAAAGTAAGCCTGGTATGGCAAGACATTGTATCTGCGCTAACGGTTATTGCGGGTGTATATTTTATTGTGCCTGAAACGTCACTGGATAATGACATTACCTTAGGCGTACTTATTGGCGTGGGCTCTGCGGTGCTTTACGCGTTCAGAAACATAATTCATCGAAAACACTTTAAACAATACAGTGGCGCTAAAGCTATGGCGTGGCAAACTTTAGTCATTGCTATTTTCTTGCTTCCTAGCGGTAGTAATGAAATTGTACGTGCCCCGATGAGTGCATGGTTAATGCTTCTGCTATTAGGTACTGTTTTTACCGCGTTACCTCATGCATTAATTGCAGCAAGTTTACGTCATTTGCGAGCAAAAACCTTTTCACTCATTGCCTGTATGCAGCCTTTCTACGGGGTTATTCTTGCCGTATTGCTTTTAGATGAAAACCCCAGTGGCAGCACGCTTTTGGGCGGTATTCTTATTACTTCTGCCTCTATTTACGAAACGCTTAATACCCATAAGCTGCACGGTAAATCAGACAAGGACAGTGACTAA
- the asd gene encoding archaetidylserine decarboxylase (Phosphatidylserine decarboxylase is synthesized as a single chain precursor. Generation of the pyruvoyl active site from a Ser is coupled to cleavage of a Gly-Ser bond between the larger (beta) and smaller (alpha chains). It is an integral membrane protein.) gives MLDWLKINLQYITPKHLLSRLVGKLAAAELGGFTTFLIKLFIKQYNVDMSEALHSDPAHYRSFNAFFTRPLKPEVRTIDPREDVLIQAVDGTVSQFGDIEADSIFQAKGHDFSLTSLLGGKPDLAAPFKDGKFATIYLAPRDYHRIHMPVEGTLTDMVYVPGELFSVNPLTAQNIPSLFARNERVVALFDTPVGKMAMVLVGATIVASIETVWAGTVSPPTGKNVQHWTYEKDTEASVHLAKGDELGRFKLGSTIVVCFEKDMIDFDALAPGQVTRLGEPMAFAANAPVNTDAGVDLGDNSGADLGTQATTS, from the coding sequence GTGCTGGACTGGCTTAAAATAAACTTACAATACATTACCCCTAAACATTTGTTGTCACGCCTAGTAGGCAAATTAGCGGCAGCAGAGCTTGGTGGTTTCACTACGTTTCTTATCAAGCTTTTCATCAAGCAATATAATGTTGATATGAGCGAGGCTTTGCATTCAGATCCTGCCCATTACCGCAGTTTCAACGCCTTCTTCACTCGCCCATTAAAGCCTGAAGTTCGCACCATTGACCCACGAGAAGATGTGTTAATTCAAGCGGTAGATGGCACGGTAAGTCAATTTGGCGACATTGAAGCTGACAGTATATTTCAAGCTAAGGGGCACGATTTTAGCCTTACCAGCCTATTAGGCGGAAAGCCAGATTTAGCGGCTCCATTTAAAGACGGAAAATTTGCTACCATTTATTTAGCCCCTCGAGACTACCACCGCATTCATATGCCGGTAGAGGGTACGCTTACCGACATGGTGTATGTGCCTGGCGAGTTATTCTCAGTAAACCCACTTACCGCTCAAAATATTCCAAGCTTGTTTGCCCGTAATGAGCGTGTTGTGGCGCTATTTGATACACCCGTAGGCAAAATGGCTATGGTACTGGTTGGCGCTACGATTGTTGCCAGTATAGAAACCGTTTGGGCTGGTACTGTGTCGCCACCTACAGGTAAAAATGTACAACACTGGACTTACGAGAAAGATACCGAAGCAAGCGTACACCTTGCGAAGGGCGACGAGCTAGGTCGCTTTAAGTTGGGCTCTACCATTGTGGTATGTTTCGAAAAAGACATGATTGATTTTGATGCATTAGCACCTGGGCAAGTAACCCGTTTAGGTGAACCAATGGCTTTTGCTGCGAACGCGCCAGTAAATACTGATGCGGGCGTTGATTTAGGCGATAACTCAGGCGCTGATTTAGGCACGCAAGCGACAACAAGCTAG
- a CDS encoding divergent polysaccharide deacetylase family protein produces MTSFTSHAAASATIPVKPRVIIILDDLGYRKSDMAAFALPSEVTFSILPQTPLAQTISRKAEQQGRAVMLHMPMQSTSGKAMGPLGLSTDMYPAAITHTLRAALKSVPNAVGVNNHMGSAFTVKEPAMQTIMEEIKRQGLFFVDSRTSVNTTAQQVADRVGVPNASRQVFLDNDRSVASLNKQFEYTKRLAKRNGTVVVIAHPYPETITFLAHTLPSLVNEGIALASVNDYFAEAADTSTGVSNSSLAKGVHRKPLSESEAAAPNE; encoded by the coding sequence ATGACGAGTTTTACGAGTCATGCTGCTGCGTCAGCGACTATCCCGGTAAAGCCTCGCGTTATTATAATTCTCGATGATCTGGGGTACAGAAAGTCAGATATGGCGGCCTTTGCGCTTCCCAGTGAAGTTACCTTTTCCATTTTACCGCAAACCCCTCTTGCACAAACTATTTCACGTAAAGCCGAGCAACAAGGCCGCGCGGTCATGTTACACATGCCAATGCAATCAACCAGTGGCAAAGCCATGGGCCCGCTAGGTTTATCTACCGATATGTATCCTGCTGCCATTACTCATACGCTAAGAGCAGCACTTAAAAGTGTGCCAAATGCGGTGGGGGTTAATAATCACATGGGTAGTGCATTTACGGTTAAAGAACCCGCCATGCAGACCATTATGGAAGAGATAAAGCGCCAAGGGCTTTTCTTTGTAGATAGTAGAACCAGTGTAAATACCACAGCGCAACAAGTTGCAGATAGAGTGGGGGTGCCTAACGCGAGCCGGCAAGTGTTCCTTGATAATGACCGCTCGGTAGCATCACTTAATAAGCAGTTTGAATACACAAAACGATTAGCTAAACGAAATGGCACCGTTGTGGTTATTGCACACCCCTATCCAGAAACCATTACCTTTTTAGCACACACTTTGCCTAGCCTCGTTAACGAGGGAATTGCTTTGGCATCGGTAAATGATTACTTCGCGGAAGCGGCAGATACTTCCACTGGTGTCTCTAATAGCAGCTTGGCAAAAGGAGTTCATCGAAAGCCGCTGTCAGAGTCTGAAGCGGCTGCGCCTAATGAATAG
- the orn gene encoding oligoribonuclease, translating into MTKHDSNLVWIDMEMTGLDPETCVVMEIATIVTDAQLNVLAEGPVIAVHQPDDVLDNMDEWCTRVHGETGLTARCRASTINEAEAARQTMAFLADYVDAGKSPLCGNTIGQDRRFMVKYMPELEEYFHYRSIDVSSVKELIKRWKPEVLDGFDKKGVHLALDDIRESIEEMRYYREKVFTI; encoded by the coding sequence ATGACAAAGCACGACAGTAATTTAGTGTGGATTGATATGGAGATGACAGGACTCGATCCAGAGACTTGTGTGGTGATGGAAATTGCCACCATAGTGACAGATGCACAGCTAAATGTGCTTGCTGAAGGCCCCGTCATTGCGGTGCATCAGCCTGATGACGTACTTGATAATATGGACGAGTGGTGTACGCGGGTACACGGTGAAACTGGGCTTACTGCGCGTTGTCGTGCGAGTACGATAAATGAAGCTGAAGCCGCCCGTCAAACCATGGCATTCTTGGCTGACTATGTTGATGCAGGCAAGTCGCCTTTGTGCGGTAACACCATAGGTCAAGATAGACGCTTTATGGTGAAGTACATGCCAGAACTAGAAGAATACTTTCACTATCGCAGTATTGATGTGAGCAGCGTAAAAGAGCTAATTAAGCGATGGAAGCCGGAAGTATTAGACGGATTTGATAAAAAGGGTGTTCACCTTGCCCTTGATGATATTCGCGAGTCTATTGAAGAAATGCGCTACTACCGTGAGAAAGTGTTCACGATTTAA
- the rsgA gene encoding small ribosomal subunit biogenesis GTPase RsgA, with amino-acid sequence MAKKPKLTHRQKRQVAANRSKRLQDKHGDNKQSSLDESQLISGVVTGRFGKHADVEDAEGNVSRCHIRRTVDSVVCGDKVLFSKGDDADSGSVRGVIEIVNDRHSVLTRPDFYDGIKPIAANIDKIIVVSATLPSLSTHIIDRYLVACEDIGITPFIVLNKVELLSQSERETINEQLKVYTDLGYDVLFTSCKTGEGIDELNAYLDNNVSVFVGQSGVGKSSLINQVLPGADILTGEVSDNSGLGQHTTTAAKLLHLPAGGDLIDSPGVREFGLWHIPTERITWGFIEFRDYLGGCKFRDCKHLNDPGCILREAVDEGKINAERFASYHKILTTMDEQRPSHSQPPGA; translated from the coding sequence GTGGCGAAAAAACCAAAACTTACACACAGACAGAAACGCCAAGTCGCAGCCAATAGAAGTAAACGGTTGCAAGATAAGCATGGTGACAATAAGCAATCATCGCTAGATGAAAGCCAACTGATAAGCGGCGTGGTGACGGGTCGCTTTGGTAAACATGCAGATGTTGAAGACGCCGAAGGCAATGTGTCACGGTGTCATATCCGCCGTACGGTTGACTCTGTGGTATGTGGCGATAAAGTGCTTTTTAGTAAAGGCGACGATGCCGACTCTGGCAGTGTGCGTGGTGTAATTGAAATTGTTAATGACCGCCATTCAGTACTTACCCGCCCCGACTTTTACGATGGTATAAAGCCCATTGCCGCTAATATCGATAAAATTATTGTGGTAAGCGCTACCCTGCCTTCATTATCTACTCACATTATCGATCGCTATTTAGTGGCCTGTGAAGACATTGGTATTACGCCGTTTATTGTTTTAAACAAAGTGGAGCTGCTTTCACAAAGTGAAAGAGAAACCATTAATGAGCAATTAAAGGTTTATACCGACTTAGGTTATGACGTACTTTTCACCAGCTGTAAAACCGGTGAAGGTATTGATGAGCTTAATGCCTATCTTGATAACAACGTCAGTGTTTTCGTAGGTCAATCGGGTGTAGGTAAATCTAGTTTAATTAATCAAGTTTTGCCTGGTGCTGACATACTTACCGGTGAAGTATCAGATAACTCAGGCTTAGGCCAACACACCACTACCGCAGCCAAGCTACTGCATTTACCGGCTGGCGGCGATTTAATTGATTCCCCTGGCGTCCGTGAGTTTGGCTTATGGCACATTCCTACCGAACGAATTACCTGGGGCTTTATCGAATTTAGAGATTACTTAGGCGGGTGTAAGTTCCGTGACTGTAAACACCTTAACGATCCTGGCTGTATTCTTCGGGAGGCTGTAGACGAAGGAAAAATTAATGCCGAGCGTTTTGCTAGCTACCACAAAATACTAACTACCATGGACGAGCAGCGCCCGAGCCACAGCCAACCGCCTGGCGCATAA
- a CDS encoding sulfotransferase family protein, whose protein sequence is MIDKQQHFNVATTAISKRDYTSAHKACVEVIQTFGDDPHAYFLLGIIHIEIGQINKAVKLLEKSNSLEARALTYAYLAKCFALTGDLNLAQAAAKKAPPTSLTRALDLDTVGVALSRVGDHEGALSYFKRALSIDNDNPQFHYNYGVSSKFAGHFAHAREHFERAISLNPNFYQAHFALSDLGGVTTEKNHIDRLLVASRTCEKHVEGRLHIGHALAKEYEALGQYDKAFEALRHAKAPKQQASQDAFADYQALFDYLQQQAQSAIEGIDVDADKSAIERIKAIGAQDDSPIFVIGMPRSGTTLVERILSHHSQVASGGELQDFGVAVKSLANTPSQHVLDLDTLKAAENLNMQEIGECYLARTAYLKQDGQRLVDKLPFNFFYVDLIRRALPNAKIICLMRDPMDTCVGNYRQLFSIHSPYYAYAYDLNVVGRFYLRFKKVMEAWAQKFPDNVHIQSYEALATNPTQEVPKLLSFCNLTWEEQCLHVERNTLPVSTASKVQVREAINTRSIGRWKQYGDQTASLQKLLGHC, encoded by the coding sequence ATGATAGATAAACAACAGCATTTCAATGTGGCTACCACAGCCATTAGCAAACGAGACTATACGTCAGCACATAAAGCCTGCGTAGAGGTTATTCAGACCTTTGGCGACGACCCTCATGCTTATTTTCTTTTGGGTATCATCCACATTGAAATAGGGCAAATTAATAAAGCGGTTAAATTATTAGAAAAGTCGAATAGCCTTGAGGCTAGAGCCCTGACTTATGCTTATCTCGCCAAATGCTTTGCACTCACTGGCGATCTTAACCTTGCCCAAGCCGCCGCTAAAAAGGCCCCACCAACGTCCCTGACGCGAGCGCTAGATTTAGATACCGTGGGCGTAGCGTTAAGCAGAGTAGGCGACCATGAAGGTGCGCTTTCTTATTTTAAACGAGCGTTATCTATTGATAACGACAATCCGCAGTTTCATTATAATTATGGCGTGAGTAGTAAGTTCGCCGGTCATTTTGCGCATGCTAGAGAGCATTTCGAACGCGCAATTTCATTAAACCCCAATTTTTATCAGGCACATTTTGCATTATCAGACTTAGGCGGGGTTACGACTGAGAAAAATCATATCGACCGTTTGCTAGTTGCATCACGCACCTGCGAAAAGCATGTGGAAGGGCGGCTACACATTGGCCATGCATTAGCAAAAGAATATGAAGCGTTAGGGCAATATGATAAGGCTTTTGAAGCACTACGGCACGCCAAAGCGCCTAAACAACAAGCCAGCCAAGATGCCTTTGCAGACTACCAAGCGTTATTCGACTATTTACAGCAGCAAGCGCAAAGCGCTATTGAAGGTATTGACGTAGACGCTGATAAAAGCGCGATTGAGCGTATTAAAGCAATAGGGGCACAAGATGATTCGCCAATTTTCGTCATAGGTATGCCCCGCTCTGGCACTACCTTGGTAGAGCGTATTTTAAGTCACCATAGCCAAGTCGCCTCTGGCGGCGAACTACAAGATTTCGGGGTGGCAGTAAAATCGCTGGCTAATACGCCATCACAACATGTTCTTGATTTAGACACCCTCAAAGCGGCCGAAAACCTTAATATGCAAGAAATTGGGGAATGCTACCTAGCGCGAACCGCTTACCTTAAACAAGACGGACAGCGCTTAGTAGATAAGCTGCCGTTTAATTTCTTTTATGTGGATCTTATTCGCCGTGCATTACCGAACGCTAAAATCATTTGTTTGATGCGAGATCCCATGGATACCTGTGTGGGCAACTATCGCCAGCTATTCTCTATTCATAGCCCATACTACGCGTATGCTTATGATTTAAATGTTGTCGGGCGTTTCTACCTGCGATTTAAAAAGGTAATGGAAGCATGGGCGCAGAAATTTCCTGACAACGTGCATATCCAATCTTACGAAGCATTGGCGACCAACCCTACTCAAGAAGTCCCCAAATTACTTTCGTTTTGCAATTTAACCTGGGAAGAACAGTGTCTACATGTAGAGCGAAATACACTGCCAGTTTCTACGGCCAGCAAGGTACAAGTGCGCGAAGCAATAAATACTCGTTCGATAGGGCGCTGGAAACAGTATGGCGACCAAACTGCATCGCTACAAAAATTGTTAGGCCATTGTTAA